In Fluviispira sanaruensis, a genomic segment contains:
- a CDS encoding complex I subunit 1/NuoH family protein, with product MIELSMTQILSTILLMLLGIAVGAQVAPIMSWVERRQCAILQRRVGPNRVGFFKFRIFGLGQPIADAIKLLFKEDFVPPYVHKAFYVMAPVIPVITGLAVTVAIPWGSHLIVNNQIVTLQAVNLNSGFLLIFALSSLAVYGVTLAGWSSNNKYSLLGGLRASAQMVSYEVAMGMSIIPLVFIWGTLDLQVMIARQSEILFGFLPNWGLFHAPVSFVIFLVTIFAETNRLPFDLAESEGELVAGFLTEYGAMRWSLFFLGEYSMMFVMCVLTVSMFFGGYEIPWISQHLLLEYLTPTLGEALTRWILFPIGLGVLLLKVVLLMWFFVQVRFTIPRFRYDQLMKLGWVYLLPIALVNLVVTAIITAFIKFH from the coding sequence ATGATTGAATTAAGTATGACACAAATTTTGAGCACAATTCTTCTTATGCTTCTGGGCATTGCAGTCGGAGCACAAGTCGCTCCTATAATGAGCTGGGTCGAAAGACGTCAATGTGCGATTTTACAACGCCGAGTGGGTCCCAATCGAGTCGGCTTTTTTAAATTTAGAATATTTGGTCTTGGCCAACCTATTGCCGATGCTATAAAATTGCTTTTTAAAGAAGACTTTGTTCCTCCATATGTACATAAAGCATTTTACGTTATGGCTCCCGTTATCCCTGTCATAACTGGATTAGCCGTGACTGTTGCTATTCCATGGGGAAGTCATCTGATTGTAAATAATCAGATTGTTACCTTACAGGCTGTTAATTTAAACTCTGGATTTTTACTTATATTTGCGCTTTCATCTCTTGCAGTATATGGTGTTACTTTAGCCGGTTGGTCTTCCAATAATAAATATTCACTACTTGGAGGCTTACGCGCTTCCGCACAAATGGTGAGCTATGAAGTCGCTATGGGCATGAGCATCATACCACTCGTGTTTATTTGGGGAACTCTCGATCTGCAAGTTATGATTGCCCGCCAATCCGAAATTCTGTTTGGCTTTTTACCAAATTGGGGACTATTTCATGCCCCAGTATCATTTGTAATTTTTCTCGTCACAATTTTTGCAGAAACAAATCGTCTTCCATTTGACCTCGCTGAGAGCGAAGGAGAGTTGGTCGCTGGATTTTTAACCGAATATGGAGCAATGCGCTGGTCACTCTTTTTCCTCGGTGAATATTCCATGATGTTTGTTATGTGTGTCTTAACTGTCTCAATGTTTTTTGGTGGTTATGAAATCCCATGGATATCTCAACATCTCCTTTTGGAATATCTCACCCCAACATTAGGTGAAGCTTTAACAAGATGGATTCTTTTCCCAATTGGTCTTGGAGTTCTTTTATTAAAAGTAGTGTTACTTATGTGGTTTTTTGTACAAGTACGTTTTACTATTCCACGTTTCCGCTACGATCAACTCATGAAATTAGGTTGGGTTTATCTTCTCCCAATTGCTCTTGTTAATTTGGTTGTGACTGCAATTATAACTGCATTTATAAAATTTCACTAA
- a CDS encoding NADH-quinone oxidoreductase subunit J has protein sequence MAIQISFMIMGILAVFLSAAMITRKWPVTAAMLLIIIMMLLAGMYGLLGAHFSAVAQIIVYAGAIMVVFVFVIMLLNLPPEELRYGRVTLNEIILIAIGFLGALFLGTKVGQGYLTSGLNSTTLINARPPYYPAQMNENVKNVSSLLFTDYLWAFEIVSFLILAAIVGSIVIAKKAKVNDAKSS, from the coding sequence ATGGCAATTCAAATTTCTTTCATGATCATGGGAATTCTTGCGGTGTTCTTGTCCGCGGCAATGATCACACGCAAATGGCCTGTTACAGCCGCAATGCTCCTCATCATTATTATGATGCTTCTTGCAGGAATGTATGGACTTCTTGGCGCTCATTTTTCTGCAGTTGCCCAAATAATTGTTTATGCTGGCGCTATTATGGTTGTGTTCGTATTCGTCATTATGCTTTTAAATTTACCACCTGAAGAATTGAGATATGGTAGAGTTACCTTAAATGAAATTATTTTAATTGCTATCGGGTTTCTTGGAGCGCTCTTTTTGGGAACAAAAGTTGGCCAAGGTTATCTCACATCAGGTCTCAATTCTACAACACTTATCAATGCTCGTCCTCCTTATTACCCTGCTCAAATGAATGAAAATGTTAAAAATGTTTCCTCCCTTTTGTTTACAGATTACCTTTGGGCTTTTGAAATAGTTAGCTTTTTAATTTTAGCAGCAATTGTTGGATCTATTGTTATAGCAAAGAAAGCGAAGGTGAATGATGCCAAGTCTTCCTGA
- the nuoK gene encoding NADH-quinone oxidoreductase subunit NuoK produces MMPSLPELGIYFSLLLFIVGIFGVMFRKNIIFMMLSVEIMLNAANLAFISASTLTNTIDGQVVMFFVMAVAACEAGIGLALIISLYRAKSSIEIDDLRMLRG; encoded by the coding sequence ATGATGCCAAGTCTTCCTGAATTAGGTATATATTTTTCATTATTATTATTTATTGTCGGTATTTTTGGCGTCATGTTCAGAAAAAATATTATTTTTATGATGCTCAGTGTTGAAATTATGCTGAATGCAGCTAACCTTGCATTTATTAGCGCAAGTACACTTACAAATACCATTGATGGCCAAGTTGTTATGTTTTTCGTTATGGCAGTTGCAGCATGTGAAGCAGGAATTGGCTTGGCTCTTATCATTTCTCTTTACAGAGCTAAATCAAGCATTGAGATCGATGATCTCAGAATGCTAAGAGGTTAA
- the nuoL gene encoding NADH-quinone oxidoreductase subunit L, which yields MHDQTLLALIVLFPLIGALLNAFVFRHMSVVVSCLTATLAVAIPFILSLILFFGPIAKGTPVIAELFDWISVPLINGKEFNISFALTADRLSGLFLLVITGVGTLIHLYSGEYMHHENRPYRFFVYLNLFIVSMLLLVLGSNMLVTFLGWEGVGVCSYLLIGYWYEDTANSMAAIKAFIANRVGDAGFLIAMFLCYMLFKTINYSEIATIIAATPQNFYTEHSLEITLIGLCLLLGVAGKSAQIPLYTWLPDAMAGPTPVSALIHAATMVTSGIYLMNRVSFVLVLSPTVMTTIAIVGAATAILSATIGFAQTDIKKVLAYSTCSQLGYMVLACGVGAFQYGVSHVITHAFFKACLFLGAGSVIHAMHHEQDIRKMGGLFKRMPITSITFIIATLAIIGFPGFSGFFSKDAILAAAWSGPFGNPILWFVGWITAGFTAFYMLRLTWLVFFGESRAEHPEKIHETNYVITLPLIILAIFSALGGLIAIPEVFTGKEDFITRFLSPVLMQSEEILKASGIHGNPLSHSMEFGLMGASIIIVFIGALFAITVYKNGPQGGERFANAFGGFYRLIRDKWRVDELYNLVIYQPLAHFGSFLYRIIDRKVIDGVVNGIPETLYTGTSVASDAQSGMARNYLKFIYIGVFVFGLILFL from the coding sequence ATGCACGATCAAACTCTTCTTGCTCTTATTGTACTCTTTCCACTCATTGGCGCATTACTAAATGCATTTGTATTTAGACACATGAGCGTTGTCGTTTCTTGTTTAACAGCAACTTTAGCGGTAGCAATCCCTTTTATATTATCACTTATTTTATTTTTTGGTCCAATCGCTAAGGGAACACCTGTTATTGCAGAATTATTTGATTGGATTAGTGTTCCGTTAATTAACGGAAAAGAATTTAATATTTCTTTTGCTTTGACAGCTGATAGATTGTCGGGATTATTTTTACTTGTAATTACCGGTGTAGGTACTCTTATTCATCTGTATTCAGGTGAGTATATGCATCATGAAAACCGCCCTTATCGTTTTTTTGTTTATTTAAATTTATTTATTGTTTCAATGCTTCTCCTTGTTCTTGGCTCAAATATGCTTGTTACTTTCTTGGGCTGGGAAGGTGTGGGAGTATGCTCTTATCTTTTAATTGGCTATTGGTATGAAGACACAGCAAACTCTATGGCAGCAATCAAGGCATTCATAGCTAATAGAGTAGGTGATGCTGGGTTTCTAATTGCTATGTTTCTTTGCTATATGCTCTTTAAAACCATTAATTATAGTGAAATTGCCACTATTATTGCTGCAACACCACAAAATTTCTATACAGAACACTCATTAGAAATCACTTTAATTGGCCTTTGTCTTTTACTTGGCGTAGCTGGTAAATCGGCGCAAATTCCACTTTACACTTGGCTTCCGGATGCCATGGCAGGTCCAACACCTGTTTCAGCCCTTATCCATGCGGCTACGATGGTGACTTCTGGCATTTATCTTATGAACAGAGTGAGTTTTGTTCTTGTATTAAGTCCAACCGTTATGACAACAATTGCGATTGTTGGCGCAGCCACTGCTATTTTATCTGCAACAATTGGATTTGCTCAAACAGATATTAAAAAAGTTTTAGCTTATTCAACATGTAGTCAACTCGGTTATATGGTTTTAGCTTGTGGCGTTGGCGCATTTCAATATGGTGTTTCTCACGTCATCACCCATGCATTTTTCAAAGCCTGCCTCTTCCTAGGAGCAGGAAGCGTCATTCACGCTATGCACCATGAACAAGATATTCGTAAAATGGGTGGTCTTTTCAAAAGAATGCCAATAACAAGTATTACATTTATAATTGCGACTCTTGCTATTATTGGTTTCCCAGGGTTTTCAGGGTTTTTCTCAAAAGATGCTATTTTAGCAGCAGCTTGGTCAGGACCATTTGGCAACCCAATCCTTTGGTTTGTCGGCTGGATTACTGCAGGATTCACCGCGTTTTATATGTTGCGCCTCACTTGGTTGGTGTTTTTTGGCGAATCGAGAGCTGAACATCCTGAAAAAATACATGAAACAAATTATGTTATAACTTTGCCACTCATTATTCTTGCAATTTTTTCTGCCTTAGGAGGATTGATTGCAATTCCAGAAGTTTTCACTGGCAAAGAAGATTTTATTACAAGATTTTTATCTCCCGTTCTTATGCAATCTGAAGAGATTTTAAAAGCAAGTGGTATTCATGGAAATCCACTAAGCCATTCCATGGAATTTGGCCTAATGGGAGCATCAATTATTATTGTGTTTATTGGTGCCTTGTTTGCGATCACTGTATACAAAAATGGACCTCAAGGCGGCGAACGCTTTGCCAATGCATTTGGTGGTTTTTATAGATTAATCAGAGATAAATGGCGTGTTGACGAACTTTATAATCTCGTAATTTATCAACCATTAGCTCATTTTGGTAGTTTTCTTTACAGAATTATTGATCGGAAAGTTATTGATGGTGTTGTAAATGGCATCCCTGAAACTCTATACACTGGCACAAGCGTCGCAAGCGACGCTCAATCAGGTATGGCAAGAAATTACCTCAAGTTCATCTATATTGGTGTTTTTGTTTTTGGGTTAATTCTATTTCTTTGA